GGAGATGAGGTCCGTCATCGGTGCGAGCTCCGGTGCGCGAGGCGGGGTGAGTGCGATCCAGTCCTCTTGGGCCAACGACATGTCAGCGGCGACGATGCGAACCACGTCGGCATCCTCCGGCAGATCTGCGATCGGGTAGCGCAGGTTGCGCCATGATGGACCTTCACCGGCATCGAGCATTTCGAGCTCGCCGAGCTTCTTGGCCTTGCCATTGTCGCCGAGCTTGCCATATTCGAGGAGCAGCTCTTCGCCTTCCTGAAGTACTCCGTTGATGTCGTGGTACTCCGCCTTACCGGCAACAGAAACGACGATGAGTGGGGCGGTCTCGGTAGCTTCGGGGACCTCGTACCACTCAGTTTCAATCTTTGCGGTTCCACGTGGTTTGTCCTCCCACGAGCCCACAACAGGGATGCGCGTGTAGTCCAAGTTGAACGGTAGGTTCACGGTGGAGTTATTCACACCGGTATCACCTTCAGCGCGCTTACCTTGTGTACCACCTTCGGAGGTGGACTGGTTGGCGGTGGTCTCGGCGTCGGTGGACGTCTCATCCGTGGTAGCGGGCGCGTTGACTGCATCAGCTGCGTCGGTGTCGGTATCGCCGGTGGTGCGGGAGTCGGTGTTGGCGTTGCCGGATGAGGTCTGGGAGTCGCGGCCGATGGCGCCGATCGAGGCGGAGTCCATGTTCTCTGGCTCGATGAACTCCGGCACGCCGTCAGGGTGGAACCCGCGAATCTCGCCGGATTCCAGGGACTTGCCCAGGGGCACCCCGTTGATGGGGGTGAGGAAGGAGTCGTTGGTGTTGGTCTCCATCAGGGCGTCAGAGGCGAGGCCACAGGAATTTCCACCCAGGGCGCGCACGTTGCCCATGCCCACAGAGTATGACGGTGCTTGATCGATGAACGCCTTGGCAAAGGAAAGCATAGAGAAAGCGACCATCGCGATTGACATGACAGCGATCGGTGCCGTCATTAGAGTACGGAACCTGCCACCCTCCTTGGCCTGGGCGGCCTCGAACTCTGCGACAGTGCCCGTCTCTTCAGCCTTCGCGCGGTGGTAGGAGTCGCGGAACGTCTGCCAAATGCCGATGGCCAGGGTGATCAATGCCAAGAGCAGCACGACGGTATTCGCCTCGATGCCCTTGATCTGGACCGTCTTATCCCACCAAGGAATAGCAAAGGACGAGACGTACCACCAGGCGTTCCAGCCGGCCAGAGTAATGGCCATCAGGAACAACACGGCAGCCAGAGTGAGGGTACGAGCGCGAGCAGATTTCACTGCTATTTGCGAAAGTACAACTGCACCCAGTGCGGCGATGGCACCTGCGATACCTGCGTAGATACCAAAGTGGTGGGTCCACTTGGTCGGGGTGAACATCAGGAAGAACATCGACATCGCGACGATCAACAGCATGCGCTTTGTCGGGTCCTTGGCCGCACCTGGGACCTTGCCGTAGCGAGATACGCTCCAGACCACTAGACCCAGGCAGAACAGCATCGTGAACATAGCAAAACGACGCGACATCGATCCGTCAACCGCTTGCTGGAACAACGTGCCGTAGCGGACCCACTCGGAGTACCACTCCAGCGCTGGTCCGACTTCGCCACGCACGCTGGTGGATTCTAGGACACCGGCGAGGGTCTGATCAGCGAACACTGGGACCAAGATGGTGGTGCCGGCAGCCAGGAACGGAGCCACCCACGCGTACCACGGTGCGTGACGACGACGCGCGCGCAACACCTGGAAAAGCCAGGGTAGAGCGACCAAGAATACGCCCACCGCCATAAGACCCGTTGGTCCGCACGACAACGTATAGGTGGCAAAAATGGTGCCGATTGCGGCCGGGAACAGTCGGTTTGTCGCGATGGCACGCTCGAAGGATGCCCAGGTGGCCAGCACACCGAGCGCGATAATCGGCTCTGGGCGAAGGCCGTTGTTGTAAGGCAGCCAGAATGCGAGGAACATGAACGCGGCTGTCCAGTAAGCCATGCGGCGTTCGCTGATGGCGGTGCCTAGCCGTGGCAGGATCTCGCGGGAGAGAATCCACCAGGTAAGGATGCCGGCGATGAGCGTCGGTACGCGCATCCACACCGATGCCGTGGACACCTGCGAGAAGGCCGCGAGTAAGTCATAAAACGGGGAACCGAACGGAGATTCAGGTACGCCGTACCAGCGGTAGTAGTTTGCCATGTAGCCGCTCTCGTTGGAAGCGCGGGCCATGGTCAAAATAAATCCATCGTCCGAGGTGTTTGCGCCGAGGAAGTGCCAGAAGCCCAAGACAAACAACACCAGGCCGTCGAGCGGCTTGAGCGTGAACCACTGCTTGCGCAGGAATGGGATGCGGCGGCCATCGAGTCCGTCCATGCGCCACAGGGCGAGCAGCGACACGATCGTCAGCACCATTCCAAGCACCATCGCGGTGAGCTTTAGCGCAGACGGGGCGGAGGTAAATCGCGAGTTGATTTCAACGTCAGCTGATAGACCAGCGTCGATCAGAACAGCAGCTTCCGCGTCGATCTCGGTGTAAATACCCGTGACCTGCGGGCGCAGATCGTCCTCGACCTCTTCCGAGAACTTTGTCCCAGGGATGTCTGCCATCACGCCGTCCTCGGTAGCGGTGATTTCGAGCACGGCGTCGTCGTCAAGCGTGGCGGCTTCTTCGGCGGTGATTTCGAAGACAACGTCGTTCAACGAGCTCACGCTGAGCCCGCCGCCTTCCGTGGCGGTGACGAACAGGCCACGGTCGTAGGCCTCGGTGGAGGCATCGGGCAGGGTGCCGATGACGGTGGATTGGCCCTCGTGGAGGTGCTCCACCGCCTGAAGCGGAACCGACAACTCGAGCTTTTCAGGCGCCAACGAAATAAGTGGTGCGTTGACAGAATTCAGCGAGTTATTCTGCGGCCAGCTAAACGACGATTGCGTCTGGTTGACGGGCAGAAAAGGTGTTGCGACAAACAGGAGGAACGCGAGCACGCCTGTGATGATGGCTGTGTTCTTCAGCCATCCGGGAGCCTGCGCTGGCTGGGAAGATTCTTGCACGGTAGTCAATTCTAGGTCTTTGGTCATTACTGCTGAATACGAGTGGTTACGACGAACGGGCCGATCTGAGTGGTGGCCCAGTAATTGCTGGAGAAAACTTCGGGGTTGAAGTAGACAGCTTCGTAGCGAACATTGGGCTGGTTCGGGAAGATATCAACAGCGACGTGGCTCTTCCACTCGGTGGCTGAATCGTCGACCTTCCCTTTGAAGATGAACACATCTGGTGTCTTCCAAGGAGCGGAGTCGAGTTCTTCGATGAACTTTTCCGGTGTGGCACCGACGTCAAATGAGGTCTGAGCCCAGCGGTTCAGGGCGTCATTGCGTGTGTCGAATTCGCCGAGCGGGTTGGCGTAGTGGCTGGTAAAAGCGTTGAAGCCGTGGTACGGGTAGTACGCCATGAAGTTGATCTCGTCGGTGAATACGACGGTTTCTGTCGGCTCGTAGCCGTGGCGACGAATGGTTTGGTCAATATCCGAGTAGTAGCGACCAGCGTCGGGGGAGAAGCGGTCGGCGCGTTCGCCGTAGCCGTCGGTGTCTTGATACGCCTGGTCAATGAAAGACTGGTTCTGGGCCGGGATCTGCTGCACGTAGAACAGTCCAGCGAGGGAAACGATGACGACGAAGGCACGCGTGATTCGCTGGTTGGTTTTCAGGGTGAAGCGATCTGGGTAGAGATACTCAAAGCCCAAGAGACGAAGTTCTGCGAGCGCCAGAACACCTGCGGTTGACATAAACAGCACGATCAGGGTTTCCATGCGGAAGCCCAGCAGGGTCGTGCCGGCGAGTGTGGCCACCTTGGAAGCAAGCGCCCACAGATAGAACACGCAGGTAGCTACGGCGAGCATCCGGATCTCGGGATCACTAAAACGAATCAGCATGTAGATCAAGCCAGCTAGGCACAGGAACCCGATGACCGAGAAGGTCAAGAACGGAACAGGGAACTGCGTATCTTCCGTCGGCAGGTAGTGCGGCGCGGTGGACGAAACGTGAGGGGCACCGGTGAGAACCTCCCACACGTATGGTCCCCAGCCGATCAACGCGATTGCGATCGCCCCGAAGCCGATCACGAGCAACTGGCGCAATGGCACGAAACTGCGGGCGAACACCACCGCTGTCAGGGCAGCTAGTACGACGACCGACAATGCCAGCACGCCGGTAAAGAGCGTGTAAAACAGCGCAGAAACACCGAGGTAGAGCATCACCGCGAACGTGGCCGGCCAAGAGCCACGGAACGCGCGGTGCAAGACGATGGCCATGGCGGGGGCATACATGCCGACGACTGCCGCATATGGCTCCTCGGGCGTCATGACCAAGATGATGCTGACGGTGACCAGCGCCAGTGCCGTGGCAACGGGCAGCGAGCCGAGGATCTTGCGCCACAGCGGCACGAGCGTCGCAGCGACGATGGCCATGGAAATCAGCGCCCACGGCTGATAGACCTCCCAGCCCGGAAGGTTCAAAATGTTGGCTAGACGTCCACCGAGCCAGAACCACCCAATTGGGTAGTAGGTAGGCATGTCGATGTAGTTCATGTCCTGGTTGGTGATGGTCTCCGTCATACGCGACAGGAACTGCGTGCGGAAACCCTGGTCAACCTGGATGCCGTCGAGATAGAGCTTGGTAGCAGAGAGTGGAATGCCCAACGACGTAATGACTAGGCCGGTCGGCGCCAGGGAACACAGTGCCTCGGTGAGCACTGTGCGCCAGCGCGGACGGGGGCGATTTTCACGATTATCTTTCAGCCACAGCAGACAGAACACAACCACCGTGACCAAGATGATGAACGAGCCGGCGGTAGCCAGCGCAGGCGTCACGTTGGATGTGTTGAAAGCAGGAAGAGAAGAGGCGCGCAGGATATACCAGGCCACCAACGTCAAAAACCCACCCAAGAACCCGTACAGCGCGAAGGCTAGAACGGTCGCCCGAGTGGACACCTTGTCTGGTGCGTATTCGGTCGTGAGCAAGGGTGGGGCTAATTCCTCGCGTGCCGACGAGCGCGAGTGCACGTCGGCAGCGGTGGACTTTCCTTCAATCGGGTCCGTGGGAGAAACGGTCATACCTGATAGTCTCCCACATCCTCCCAAATTACATGTTGAGCTTGCGCATGATCCCGGCCGGAATGTGCTGAAGCACCAAGGAGACAGGGCCAAATAGCTTGTGGACAAAGAGGGAAGAATCCCCCTTTAGGACGGACTCTACGGTTGCTTCCGCTACGTCGGAGACGTTGACGGTCAGCGGCGCTTCTTTTCCAAGATCCGCGGTCATCTTGGTGCGGACCTGACCCGGGCGGACAACCAGCACGTTGACGCCGAAGTCGCGCAGAGCCTCACCGAGCTGGGTGTAGAAGCCGTCGAGACCTGCCTTGGACGCGCCATAGACGAAGTTAGAACGACGCACGCGCATGCCTGCCACTGAGCTCAGCGCGACGATCGTGCCGTGGCCCTGCTGCTTCATTGCCTGGCCCAAGAGAACACCAACGGAGACTGGTGCGGTGTAGTTCAGCTGAGCCGACTCGACAGCGGCCTGCTGGTCCTGCCAGAGGCGTTCCTGGTCACCCAGGGAGCCGAACGCGACGATGGCAACGTCGACGTCGCCCGTGTCGAAGGCTTCCTTGATGACGCCGGGGTGGGTGTCAAAGGCGGTCGCGTCGAAGTCGATGACATTAACCTTGCTTGCGCCAGCATTTTCGATCTGGGTGACGGCGTCGTCGATACGCGGGGAATCCTTGCGGGCCGCGAGGGTGACTGTAGGGGAGCCGCCGCGGGAGACGAACTCCTCGACGATGCCGAGTCCGATCTCGGAGGTTCCGCCAAGAAGCAGAATGTTTTGTGCTTGGCCTACTGCATTGAGCATGAGTTTCTCCTTAGTGAAGTTCCAGACGGCGGGACATATCGGAAGCGAAGACACCGTTCGGGTCGATCGCATTGCGGGTCTTTAGCCAGCCATCGAGTCCTGGGTACATCTTGTGGAAATTCTCCGCGGAGGTACGGGATTCCTTGGCCAGGTAGAGGCGACCGCCGAATTCCATGACCTGCTTATCGATGCGGTCGAGGAATTCGTTCAGACCGTTGCGGATAGGGAAGTCCACGCAGACGTTCCAGCCCTTCATCGGGTAGGACAAAGGCGCACGGTTGCCCTCGCCGAACAGCTTGAACACGTTCAGCGCCGAGTAGTGGCCGGATGCCTGAATGTCGTAAATGATCTGCTTGAAAGGTTCAACAGCGTCAGTTGGAACAACGAACTGGTACTGCAAAAAGCCCTTCTTGCCGTAGCCACGGTTCCACTCCGCGATCATGTCCAGCGGCTGGTAGAACTGCGTCAGATTCTTTACGTCGTTCTGGGAGTCCTTGCCCATGGCGTAGTACAGCTCGCCGATGGTGTTGAGGGTGAGCTTGTTCATCGTCCAGGACGGGAAGATGTCTGGCACGGTCATCAGCTGTGGCGCGGTGAACTTCAGCGGATCGCGCGCAAGCTTCGGAGCGAGTTCTTCCAGCTGCGCCAGGGTTGCCAGGGAGCCACGCGAGATTGTGGAACGGCCGACCTTCGGCGCTGGGTTGATCGCGTCGAACCAAGCGGAGGAGTAGTCATAGTTGGCCTCGGCACCGTTGGAGTGCTCCTCGATGGTCTCGTCGAGGTTGTTGGTGCGCACGGTGTCAGAGATGAAGTAGGCCGTCTCGGTCTTCGTCATCTTGATCTTCGCGCGGACGATGATGCCGGTGAGGCCCATGCCACCGACGGTTGCCCAGAACAGGTCGCCGGATGGGTCGTCTGCAGAACCGTTTGGTTCGAGATGCAGGATGCGGCCGTCTGCGACGAGCAGTTCCATGGAGACAACGTGGTCGCCGAAAGAGCCGTCGGAGTGGTGGTTTTTGCCGTGGATGTCAGGTCCGATGGCGCCACCGATGGTGACCTGGCGGGTGCCGGGAAGGACTGGGACCCACAGGCCATACGGGATTGCAGCGCGCATGAGCTGGTCCAGGGTCACGCCACCATCGACATCGACGATTGCGGATTCAGGGTCGATCGAATGGATCTGGTTGAGCGACTGCATGTCGATGACCAGGCCACCAGCGTTTTGCGCTGGGTCACCGTAGGAGCGGCCCATGCCGCGGGCGATTACGCCGCGTCGTGCGTTGGATGGCAAAGACTCGTTCTGCTCTGCCACCATCTGAACAGCCTTTTGGATCATTTCGAGATCCGAAGTCTCCAGCACGTGCGCTGTCGTCGGAGCGGTACGGCCCCAGCCGTGAAGGGACTTTTCAGTAGTGTGTAGTTCCATCTTTTCCATTCTTTAACTCGATGGTTTCTGATGTGAATGGGTAGTTCCAACACACAACCCTACCGATGTGGCAGACGGCGGGGGTCAAAGAACGCTGTGAATTAGGTCGTATCTTTTAGAGGTCCATTAGCTCCTTGATTTCCTGTGGCAATTCCTCTTGAGAGGTGATCGTCGGCAAGCCTGCTGCCTTGTGTTCCGCGAGCAGTTCGTAGACGCGGGAGCGCGTTGTTGAATCGACAAGGGGTAGCTCCTGCGCCATGAGACGCACCATGTGATCGTCAAGAGGGACCTCAACGCGCTGGGCTGCGACATGTTCATTGTTGTTTGCGTTCATTCTGCTAACAGTACTGTGTCGGGCGCACAGTTAAGATGGGTGGCATGACTGCTCAAGAGACGCTTCTCGACGAAACAGAAGACCGCATCGATTACAACGCCTTAGACAACACCACTGGTGGGCGCGCCCTGCAGGCCGGTTTCTTAGCCGCGATCGTGGCCGTTCCCGACTATGTGGCATCGCGAGCTGGACGCTGGGCAACCACTGCCTCGCTGATCGTGGCCAACCTCGTGGCGGTTGCAGCATTCAACGCCTTTGATGAGGATCCGCGGAACGATTTCTCTGCCGTCCTAGACCGAGACGAGGCAGAGGAATCCATCGAGGTGGCATCGGTGGCTAAGACTTGGGCAACCGTGGGACTGCTGTTGGTGCTCTTGGTGGGTTCAGTTGTCTTGGGCTTCCGTTTTCAGAACATGGTGACAAATGCGCTGCGCAAGCGTGGTTGCACCCGTCCGAACACGGCCTTGGGGTTGACCTTGGCCACCTTGTACTTCGCCGGCGAAGAAGCGAAAGCACGCCTATGAGTGACCATCCGGTTCTTGCGGTCGTCGACAAGCAGGAGGGCACAACCGTCATCTGGCGAGTCGCAACCACTCCCGGTTTCGCACCACTGTCGGGCGCTTGGATCGTTGCAAGTGAGCAGGAAGTTACCCAGTTGACTCGGGATGCTGTAGTGATCTCGGTCGGTCAGTCGCTTAACGACGACACACCGACCACCTCCATATCTGCAATTGCGGAGGCAATGGGGGAGCAGGGGGTGAAAGATCTGCCGGATCTTGAATCTACTCCCGCGTACTCTGGCGAGCCCGAGGCGCAAGCAGCCTGGACCACCGCAGTGCAGGCAGCTCAGTTAGTAGAAGCGTGGCATGCAGGTGGCGCGCGGCGACGCACACGCGGTGAAGACACCGTGAGGGTGCTGCCGACACCGACAGCTTGAAAAAGCGGAAATCGCTACGCTGGGGTCTATGTCCAGCAAGCTACTTCGCTCTCTTACGCCCCGGAAGGTCATTGACCTTGCGGCGGAACGTGCAGCGCGCCGTGGCGAGCCAGCCGAGCACAACACCCTGATGGTGCGCGCCGGAGCCTACGTGGTCGATGAAGAGGTCATCCGTCACATTGGGATCGACGAGGCCATGACTCTCCAAGAGTGCCAACGCGTGCTCGTGACCTGCTTCAACCTCCCCGACGAGGGATCTCCCGCGAGGTTTACTCACGAAGTCGACGATGACGGCCGCCTCGAAATTTCTCGCCCTATCGGTGAATTGCTCCGCGAATCGGGCGACAGCCTCTTCTTTCACTGGGGCTTGTGGAGCTTCCACCTACACCTGGGCGAGAAATGGCCGCGCGATGAAGGGACTCCCCGCGCGCTGTGTATCGGTGGAATCGGCGAATTTCAAGGTCGTCCCTTCGACCTCACCGACGTGAATGCCGAACTGACCGGTACCGACACCGTGCAACAAGTACTGTCCAACGCGCGTGGAGAAGTGTGCCGAGTTATCGAGCGCACGCGCATCTTTGACTTTGTGCCCCTGCTCCAAGCAATGGATCTAGAACGGCCCACAGCGGTAGATGCTGAAACCCGCGAGATCTTGGCTGAGTTGCCCCTAGAGCAAGACGACGAGCCGGTGGATGCATTCTGGTCCACGGTGCTGGGGCTTTCCTGCCTTGCCGACGAGCCACTGACCGACACCGTCATCGAGGACACCATGAACGCGCTGCGGTGGGGAAGCCCCGAAGAGCTTTCAGCCGACGACATCAAGAAGCTTTGCTCGGAGTCGCTTGACGTGCTGGCATCGGTGGGGGCTTATGGAACAGATGCTGGATCCACGGTGGATCGCCTAGACATCTACCGTGAGTTGATTCGCCAGACAAACGGGTAGACTCTACCGGCGTGCCAACATCACCGAAGAAAGAGCGCCGTTTCGACGACAATAGCGCGCTTGTCCAGCTTGTCCGCTTCACCACCGTGGGCATCTTTACCGCCCTCATCGACTGGTCTTTGACCATTTTCTTCATTGACGTTATCGGTTGGCCTCGCCAGGTGGGCAAGGCGATTGGCTGGGTGTTCGGCACGTTGGCTGCCTACTTGCTCAACTCGCGCTACACCTTTAAATCGGAAGTCTCCGCGAAAAAGGCTGCCGCGGTATTTACGCTGTATGCTTCGACATTCTTGATCCAGCAGCTGATCTTCTGGGTGACCAACGAACCACTCATGGCCATGGGATTCCAAGGCGCCACCAAGAACACGATTTCGTTTGTGCTCGCGCAGGCTGTAGCGACCATCACCAATTTTGTGTTGCAGCGGGTGCTGATCTTCAAGGCAAAGTAGGCTGAGGCGTTATGGCCGACCCGATTTCTACCGCATGGGCGGCGCTTCGGGCAGCAAACCTGCACAAGTCCGACGCGCTGCACGCTCAGGCTGCGCGATTTGGCGCCACCGGCGCGATCTCTGCGGGTGTCGATGTCACCTTGACCTGGCTGTTGCAGATTGGCCTCGGGGTTCTCGGCCAAGGTTGGGCTCGTTCGGTGGGATACGTTGCCGGAACTTTCGTGGCCTACCTACTCAATCGCCGCTTTACCTTCCGGGCGCAGTTTTCCAAGCGGAGGTTTGTTGCGGTCATTGCGCTGTACACGCTGAGTTGGCTGGCTAACGTGGAGCTTTACCACCGCATTTTTGTCTGGCTGCATGAAGCTACGGTGCTCACGGAAACACCGGTGCTCCTGATCGCTTATGCGATCTCGCAGGGCTTGATCACCGTGGTGAACTTCGTGGTCCAACGGTCGGTGATCTTCCGGCCGCCTCGGGGCACCACGACCAAGTTCACTAGCTAGGGACGGCGGAAATCCTCGCGGGCGCCCATACGTAGCAGCTTGAGCCACTGGAAAAATTCTTTCGGACTCTTGCGTTGGATCAAGAAGAACCAACCAAAACGAACTACTTCCTGCAGCTGCATCGCCTTCATGCCGCGCTGGCCGATGATGTAGCCGCGGTTGCGATACGTGAAAAAACGCTTGGTCGGATTATCCGGGTACTGCGCGTGCGCGCGTCCGCCCATGATCGGGTGGAACTCGCTGGAGCCGTCCGGGTGTACGTACGCGGTGGTCAGGGCGGTGCCGTAGCTTAGTCCAGACTGGGAGAGCCGACGGTGGTACTCCACCTCGTCGCCACGGATGAACAGGCGGTAGTCAGGAACCCCGATGCGTTCCATCGCGGAAGCTGCGATAAGTGCGCCATTAAATAAAGAGGCGTAATCAGGCAGGAAATCGCCTTCGAGCTCTTCACGACGACGGTGCCACACCAAACCTTGGCGCAGGGGAAAAGCGAGCTTGTCTGGGGCCTCGATGTTGCAGACTACGGGCGAGACTTGGTGCAGCTTCTCACGCGCCGCCACACGGTAGAGCTCTTCAAGGACCGAGTTATCCGCTGGGCGACCGTCATCGTCGGCACACCAGATTGCGTCGGCTCCGAGGGCGAGAGCGTGAAGGAAGCCGTAAGCAAAACCACCCGCACCGCCAAGATTGGTGTGGGAGGCGAGGTAAACTCCGCGCTGGCCGGCGAGATCAGAAACTAGCTGCTTAACTGCTTCTTCTGCGCCATTATCCACGACAATGACCCAGCCAATCGGATGTGTCTGGGACACGACCTGCTCTAGTGAGTTGCGCAGTAACTCGACACGTTTGTGGGTGACGATAACTGCGGCGGTGGTTCCGTGAGGGTCAAGCGTGGGGGTTTCCCGAGATTCCGACATAGCGCTTATTGTGCCACTTCGGGCCAGCTGCCGTGTGCGCAGGATTGCGGTAGGCCAGTCTGCCCCTATCTGGGGGACAGAATTAAAGGAATTCAATAATGGTTTTGCAACGCAAATTGCAGCATAAAACTTGTCATGCTAATTTAGAAATTGCGACTAAAGAATAAGTGGATTAAAACTGAATGTTCTTTCTGGTGTGGATATTCAGCGGAGCACGCGACCGGACTCTTCTCACTGGTTGCGCCCACATTATTCTTGGCGCCCATCGCATTGGAGGCACGGCTTCAATGCACCTTCCGAAGGTTTTAGCCTTCTGGTTGGCGCAATCCCCCGCGGGGACAGTGGTACGGCACTGTTCTAGCGGGGGATTGTGTTGTCTAGAGAACTTTTCAATTTTCGAGTGGGGGTAGCCCTACTCTCTATTGTCCTCGTTGTGGAAACGATCGATCATGCGGCGAACATGATCGCCCGCTTCCTTGCCCTCGTAGGCTTCGACGACGTCGTCGACAAGCCCCGCCTGACGAATCTGGCCATGATCGATCCACAACCCAGTAGTACACAGTTGGGCTAGAAAGTCGTTGGAGTGCGAGGCGAAGACAAGGATGCCGGAGCGTTCCACCATCTCGGAAAGTCGTACGCGAGCTTTGGCCATGAAGGCGGCGTCGACGGCGCCGATGCCTTCGTCGAGAAGCAAAATCTCGGGCTCGATGGACGTGACCACGCCGAGGGCCAAGCGCACGCGCATGCCGGTGGAGTAGGTTCGCAGTGGCATGGCAAGGTAATCACCAAGCTCGGAAAACTCAGCGATGTCGTCCATCTTCTTCTTCATCTGCTTGCGCGATTGACCTAGGAAGAGTCCTCGGATGATGATGTTCTCGTAGCCGGAGATCTCGGGGTCCATGCCCACACCCAGGTCGAAGACGGGAGCTACGCGACCACGGACATCAGCGACGCCACGGGTGGGCTCGTAGATGCCGGAGAGTAGGCGCAACAAGGTGGACTTACCTGCGCCGTTGTGGCCGACGAGGCCAACGCGGTCGCCTTCGCGCAGGTGGAGGTTGATGTCTTTGAGTGCCTCGACGACGACGGTATTGGCGTCGTTCTTGCCCAATGCGCCACCGGCGGTGGAGAGCATGGCTTTTTTAAGGGAGCGGGATTTAGCGTCGAAGATGGGGAAGTCAACGCAGGCGTTGTAAGTATCGATTGAAACCATGGTGAGTGCCTCCTAGACCCAGTAACTTACGCGGAAGCGCCACTGGCGCATGGTCAAAAGGGCAAGGCCAAGGCCGACAAAAGTGCAGGCCAGGACGATCCACCAGTGATAAGCGGCGGCCTCGCCACCGACCATCGGCTGGCGGACGATTTCTAGGTAGTGGAAAAGCGGGTTGATCTCGGCGATCATGGCGCGGTTGGCTACTTCGCCGCCCTGTTGCTTCAGGGTTTCTGTGGTCCACACGATCGGCGTTACGTAGAACGCCAGCTGCACTAGGGCTTCAAGCAGTGGTGCCACGTCGCGGAAGCGTGTTGCGATGATGCCGAAGAACATGGCTACCCAGACACCGTTAATGATGAGAAGCGCTAAGGCTGGGATGGCCATCAGCATCTTCCAAGTCACCGGGATATCGAAAATAATCAGCAGAATGACCCAAATCACCAGGTTGTGGGCAAGGAAGAGGGCTTGGCGCCATACCAGGCGGTAGACGTGCACTGATAGCGCTGAGGGGAGCTGTTTGATCAGGCCTTCGTTGTCGATGAAGACGTTAGAGCCTTCGTTGATGCAGCCGGAGAGGAAGCCCCAGATGATAAAGCCCACGGTGACGTGGGGGAGGAAGTACGCGATGTCGATCTGGAAAAGCATCGAATACAGTAAGCCCAGCGCAACTGCCATGACACCGGTGGCGATAGTGATCCACAAAGGGCCTAGGGTGCTGCGGCGGTAGCGCTGCTTGATGTCCTGCCAGCCCAGCTGCAGCCACAGTTCGTATTGGTTCCAGCCTCGCACAAGGTCAGCGAAGGCTGCCTTGAAGGTCTTTGACTCCGATTGGGGAGTGGCGTCGCTTGCGTCTGACGTCATGCGGGCGACGTCGTCGCGGAGTTTGGTTTTATCCAGCACGATTATTCAGCCTAGTCGGGTGGGGGTTGTTTCTGGTCGAAGGGTGAAGTGAGGTCGAGGTGATTTCCGCCGAGG
The Corynebacterium breve genome window above contains:
- a CDS encoding arabinosyltransferase domain-containing protein, which gives rise to MTKDLELTTVQESSQPAQAPGWLKNTAIITGVLAFLLFVATPFLPVNQTQSSFSWPQNNSLNSVNAPLISLAPEKLELSVPLQAVEHLHEGQSTVIGTLPDASTEAYDRGLFVTATEGGGLSVSSLNDVVFEITAEEAATLDDDAVLEITATEDGVMADIPGTKFSEEVEDDLRPQVTGIYTEIDAEAAVLIDAGLSADVEINSRFTSAPSALKLTAMVLGMVLTIVSLLALWRMDGLDGRRIPFLRKQWFTLKPLDGLVLFVLGFWHFLGANTSDDGFILTMARASNESGYMANYYRWYGVPESPFGSPFYDLLAAFSQVSTASVWMRVPTLIAGILTWWILSREILPRLGTAISERRMAYWTAAFMFLAFWLPYNNGLRPEPIIALGVLATWASFERAIATNRLFPAAIGTIFATYTLSCGPTGLMAVGVFLVALPWLFQVLRARRRHAPWYAWVAPFLAAGTTILVPVFADQTLAGVLESTSVRGEVGPALEWYSEWVRYGTLFQQAVDGSMSRRFAMFTMLFCLGLVVWSVSRYGKVPGAAKDPTKRMLLIVAMSMFFLMFTPTKWTHHFGIYAGIAGAIAALGAVVLSQIAVKSARARTLTLAAVLFLMAITLAGWNAWWYVSSFAIPWWDKTVQIKGIEANTVVLLLALITLAIGIWQTFRDSYHRAKAEETGTVAEFEAAQAKEGGRFRTLMTAPIAVMSIAMVAFSMLSFAKAFIDQAPSYSVGMGNVRALGGNSCGLASDALMETNTNDSFLTPINGVPLGKSLESGEIRGFHPDGVPEFIEPENMDSASIGAIGRDSQTSSGNANTDSRTTGDTDTDAADAVNAPATTDETSTDAETTANQSTSEGGTQGKRAEGDTGVNNSTVNLPFNLDYTRIPVVGSWEDKPRGTAKIETEWYEVPEATETAPLIVVSVAGKAEYHDINGVLQEGEELLLEYGKLGDNGKAKKLGELEMLDAGEGPSWRNLRYPIADLPEDADVVRIVAADMSLAQEDWIALTPPRAPELAPMTDLISADTPTLLDWSVSLQFPCQRTFNHYAGVTEIPEYRISPDAPGKAALSGFMDFLGGGSLATAEAVNYSYEIPAYLKDDWHRDWGSVAKYEQRTNSQGVTPDLADIKHEEISRSGLWHPSDMKIRDVN
- a CDS encoding galactan 5-O-arabinofuranosyltransferase — translated: MTVSPTDPIEGKSTAADVHSRSSAREELAPPLLTTEYAPDKVSTRATVLAFALYGFLGGFLTLVAWYILRASSLPAFNTSNVTPALATAGSFIILVTVVVFCLLWLKDNRENRPRPRWRTVLTEALCSLAPTGLVITSLGIPLSATKLYLDGIQVDQGFRTQFLSRMTETITNQDMNYIDMPTYYPIGWFWLGGRLANILNLPGWEVYQPWALISMAIVAATLVPLWRKILGSLPVATALALVTVSIILVMTPEEPYAAVVGMYAPAMAIVLHRAFRGSWPATFAVMLYLGVSALFYTLFTGVLALSVVVLAALTAVVFARSFVPLRQLLVIGFGAIAIALIGWGPYVWEVLTGAPHVSSTAPHYLPTEDTQFPVPFLTFSVIGFLCLAGLIYMLIRFSDPEIRMLAVATCVFYLWALASKVATLAGTTLLGFRMETLIVLFMSTAGVLALAELRLLGFEYLYPDRFTLKTNQRITRAFVVIVSLAGLFYVQQIPAQNQSFIDQAYQDTDGYGERADRFSPDAGRYYSDIDQTIRRHGYEPTETVVFTDEINFMAYYPYHGFNAFTSHYANPLGEFDTRNDALNRWAQTSFDVGATPEKFIEELDSAPWKTPDVFIFKGKVDDSATEWKSHVAVDIFPNQPNVRYEAVYFNPEVFSSNYWATTQIGPFVVTTRIQQ
- a CDS encoding decaprenylphospho-beta-D-erythro-pentofuranosid-2-ulose 2-reductase — encoded protein: MLNAVGQAQNILLLGGTSEIGLGIVEEFVSRGGSPTVTLAARKDSPRIDDAVTQIENAGASKVNVIDFDATAFDTHPGVIKEAFDTGDVDVAIVAFGSLGDQERLWQDQQAAVESAQLNYTAPVSVGVLLGQAMKQQGHGTIVALSSVAGMRVRRSNFVYGASKAGLDGFYTQLGEALRDFGVNVLVVRPGQVRTKMTADLGKEAPLTVNVSDVAEATVESVLKGDSSLFVHKLFGPVSLVLQHIPAGIMRKLNM